In Anaerolineales bacterium, one DNA window encodes the following:
- a CDS encoding toprim domain-containing protein, which translates to MENILSAAEEILGTAVRVEDHRNWAIFWCPFHNDASREGEGGQPNFGVNLQSGYWKCLRCGASGGSLKSLQKKLGQVPQGDAKWKPSVSATTPTRPKRPPTQVQLLDEAVSEARSIVQRSPAWDYLAGRGVTPYTALVYGLGYGIPIPRVHREIIEAAKQSMMVRRDGIWLWAGGVVYADPPTQPAVMNVRYIPEEQLPKGTRNFTPIKNHKTWGNRVQPLGGWRITNSTRTLIVLEGLFDMLITAQKLHQLGRETDTVAVYTNGASPSAKMHQWFREHPQYDYLLLRDPDKAGVEWAQSVSASIRHGGAKVRTLRPPDQLDPDEAILSGWWPSIL; encoded by the coding sequence ATGGAAAACATCCTGTCCGCCGCCGAAGAAATTTTGGGAACGGCGGTTCGAGTGGAGGATCATCGCAATTGGGCCATCTTCTGGTGTCCCTTCCATAACGACGCGAGTCGGGAAGGGGAGGGTGGGCAACCCAATTTCGGTGTCAATCTGCAGAGCGGATACTGGAAGTGTCTGCGCTGTGGCGCCAGTGGCGGTTCGTTGAAGTCATTACAAAAAAAGCTGGGTCAGGTCCCACAAGGGGATGCCAAATGGAAGCCAAGTGTATCGGCAACCACACCGACACGCCCCAAACGCCCGCCGACACAGGTGCAGTTGCTCGATGAAGCCGTGTCGGAAGCGCGTTCCATCGTCCAACGTTCGCCTGCCTGGGATTATCTGGCAGGGCGCGGCGTGACGCCCTATACCGCATTGGTCTACGGGCTAGGCTATGGCATTCCTATTCCACGGGTTCATCGCGAGATCATTGAAGCCGCAAAACAATCGATGATGGTGCGCCGTGATGGGATCTGGTTGTGGGCCGGCGGTGTGGTGTATGCAGATCCGCCGACACAGCCAGCCGTGATGAACGTGCGCTATATCCCGGAGGAACAACTTCCCAAAGGCACACGCAACTTCACGCCGATCAAGAATCACAAGACCTGGGGCAACCGTGTTCAACCTCTGGGAGGCTGGCGCATCACCAATAGCACACGCACGTTGATTGTGCTGGAAGGGCTGTTCGATATGCTTATCACCGCCCAAAAACTTCATCAGCTTGGACGCGAAACCGACACGGTTGCGGTCTACACCAACGGCGCCAGTCCCTCCGCCAAAATGCACCAGTGGTTCCGCGAACATCCGCAGTACGACTATCTTTTACTGCGTGACCCAGATAAAGCTGGTGTCGAATGGGCGCAAAGTGTATCGGCATCCATCCGACACGGCGGTGCGAAAGTACGCACCCTGCGACCTCCCGATCAACTGGACCCCGACGAAGCCATCCTAAGTGGATGGTGGCCGTCCATTCTGTAA
- a CDS encoding acyl-CoA reductase, which produces MSSDHPIQIPFILRGQVVTAKDLLYQSRDGKNQFHFPDPRPLLDRIVLSDPVQLQRDFASVRVSEIIDFLAEAGKAMTLNHARMEQACRFGMPFSALPESIVRGSYDLIPVVFSKLALRTMVENEIGSKYLDGWVEMPYADKIARRRAYGARTLHFISGNVPVVAALSIARAALIKSDNIIKVTPNDPLTAAAIVGAMMDVDPNHPVTKHFSVVYWSKELQDFEHELIQPRYLEKIISWGGALGGINSTLNHGNLQASGIDVIALGPKFSISILGREAFQSSAEIEKVAKLTAKDAGSFNMESCGSSRFHFVQASPDQAMEYARRLYDHMQHQDPSLSAMPKNFPADLRDEINATRAQDDFYYVVGGDRNEGAVVVSLTGNLPDFFPMHKVVVVIPYENPLQLVDRIHPSTQTVGIYPETLKKPLRDLLVARGVCRFISIGHTVEYSIGGPFNSTEIMRRACRWILDERFPSKWELPGFYLRKAWQIFKHHIF; this is translated from the coding sequence ATGTCATCCGATCACCCCATCCAAATTCCCTTCATCCTGCGCGGTCAAGTAGTCACTGCAAAGGATCTGTTGTATCAAAGCCGGGACGGAAAGAATCAGTTTCATTTTCCTGACCCGCGTCCCTTGCTGGACCGGATCGTACTCTCCGATCCCGTTCAACTCCAGCGCGACTTTGCCTCTGTGCGTGTCAGCGAGATCATCGACTTTCTTGCCGAAGCAGGCAAAGCCATGACCCTTAATCATGCCCGCATGGAACAGGCTTGTCGTTTCGGCATGCCGTTCAGCGCCCTGCCGGAGTCCATCGTGCGCGGCAGTTATGACCTGATCCCGGTGGTGTTCTCGAAACTGGCGTTGCGCACAATGGTCGAGAATGAGATCGGCTCAAAGTATTTGGACGGCTGGGTCGAGATGCCGTATGCGGACAAGATCGCCAGACGACGAGCCTATGGCGCACGCACCCTGCATTTCATCTCCGGCAATGTTCCGGTGGTGGCTGCCCTGAGCATCGCCCGCGCCGCGCTGATCAAATCGGACAATATCATCAAGGTCACGCCCAACGATCCGCTCACCGCCGCTGCCATCGTCGGCGCGATGATGGATGTCGATCCGAACCATCCGGTCACCAAACATTTCTCGGTCGTGTATTGGTCAAAGGAATTGCAGGACTTCGAGCACGAGCTGATCCAGCCACGCTATTTGGAGAAGATCATCTCCTGGGGCGGCGCGCTGGGCGGGATCAACTCGACCCTCAATCACGGAAACCTGCAAGCCTCCGGCATCGATGTGATCGCCCTCGGTCCGAAGTTCAGCATTTCCATTTTAGGACGTGAAGCCTTCCAATCCAGTGCAGAGATCGAAAAGGTCGCCAAGCTTACCGCCAAAGATGCAGGTTCCTTCAACATGGAGTCCTGCGGTTCATCGCGCTTCCATTTTGTGCAGGCGTCTCCGGATCAGGCGATGGAATATGCCCGGCGCTTGTACGATCACATGCAGCACCAGGACCCATCCTTGAGTGCCATGCCGAAGAATTTCCCAGCTGACCTGCGCGATGAGATCAACGCTACCCGCGCCCAGGACGATTTCTATTATGTGGTCGGCGGGGATAGGAACGAAGGCGCTGTAGTGGTAAGTCTGACCGGCAACCTGCCCGACTTCTTCCCAATGCACAAGGTTGTGGTGGTCATCCCCTATGAAAATCCGCTGCAACTCGTGGATCGCATCCATCCTTCCACACAGACGGTTGGCATCTACCCCGAAACTCTCAAGAAGCCCTTACGCGACCTCCTGGTGGCGCGCGGCGTGTGCCGCTTCATTTCCATCGGACATACTGTGGAGTATTCCATCGGCGGTCCCTTCAATTCAACCGAGATCATGCGGCGCGCCTGCCGCTGGATCCTGGATGAACGTTTTCCATCCAAATGGGAACTGCCCGGTTTCTATCTACGCAAAGCCTGGCAGATCTTCAAACATCATATTTTTTAG
- a CDS encoding JAB domain-containing protein has translation MNGVPAPTLRDPTPSPDDVAVTRAIVQAGKLLDIDLLDHLVIGQGKWVSLKERGLGFN, from the coding sequence GTGAATGGCGTCCCTGCCCCTACTCTACGTGACCCCACGCCTTCGCCGGATGATGTGGCGGTGACACGCGCCATCGTGCAGGCCGGCAAATTACTTGACATCGACCTCCTGGATCATCTCGTGATCGGTCAAGGCAAATGGGTCAGCCTCAAGGAACGCGGGTTGGGCTTCAACTAG
- a CDS encoding JAB domain-containing protein, whose protein sequence is MNDNNSLLLQPPPTYEQPILKTMPLREQPAYRITQNANACNITELVAAVIGGQKQIELSQALLARFDGDIRRLYQAHPSELAKVKGIHQATAIRIKAALNLGLRLSMPGDERTAINSPADAAALVQAEMSLLEKEHLRTILLDRRNRVLEIVEVYQGSVNSSQVRVGEVFQAAISRHASALILIHNHPSGAPRSM, encoded by the coding sequence ATGAACGACAACAATTCCCTGCTGCTTCAACCTCCACCCACCTACGAGCAACCCATCCTCAAGACCATGCCTTTGCGTGAACAGCCCGCCTACCGCATTACTCAAAATGCCAATGCCTGTAACATCACCGAACTCGTGGCGGCAGTGATCGGCGGGCAGAAACAGATCGAACTCTCGCAGGCGCTGCTGGCGCGTTTCGATGGCGATATCCGCCGTCTGTACCAGGCGCATCCCTCCGAACTCGCCAAAGTAAAAGGCATCCATCAGGCAACCGCCATCCGCATCAAGGCGGCGCTCAATCTGGGGTTGCGTTTGAGTATGCCGGGTGATGAACGAACGGCAATCAACTCACCAGCCGATGCTGCTGCACTGGTGCAGGCTGAAATGTCGCTGCTCGAAAAGGAACATTTAAGAACGATCCTGCTGGACCGCCGCAACCGCGTGCTGGAGATCGTGGAGGTGTATCAGGGATCAGTTAATTCCTCCCAGGTGCGGGTGGGCGAGGTCTTTCAAGCCGCAATCAGCCGCCATGCCTCCGCCTTGATTTTGATTCATAACCATCCCTCGGGTGCGCCAAGAAGCATGTAG
- a CDS encoding ATPase, T2SS/T4P/T4SS family, translating into MKPVSEVRSSDEMERWWNVLAEEGRAKKAIESLQKSLTSTEIEVLARQVFEEVSLRAVDAGVSLPKEYILRLIGELSGMGPLLELIARSDIEDIAINLGHIYVYTTSNGWEHAGPAPDGIGDALRVMIDRAGQRAPTPDYPIADAMLQVMVPLVDGTVRRKGVRINYVMPPASPYGDTITLRVSSYRTASDLTHGSLALLCQNRLPPVPRPKFDPKDFPRGNGILTPEAANYLLSVMVHGGTLVIAGTTGSGKTFVGQRILQEMLDYYPRGAIRLFIVEDSNEIILNGWNGDGKTDTGNIIYTVTRPEIRGGPPPVTMYDLIRSALRSRPHGVVIGEARGAEAWELIRAAATGHGHSAFTIHATSAEHVWPRFLQVVQAHPDAARMSEIQIAQSFAEAVTAAVYIERNPQHGQIVREIVEVSTIVERSAARPSFSPLFKYEAGKGLMPTGNRPMRPGFRANDLNIPESIFKAGL; encoded by the coding sequence ATGAAGCCCGTCTCGGAGGTACGATCCTCGGATGAGATGGAGCGCTGGTGGAATGTTCTTGCTGAGGAAGGACGTGCAAAGAAGGCAATTGAGTCGTTGCAGAAGAGTCTGACCTCCACAGAGATCGAAGTGCTGGCTCGTCAGGTCTTCGAGGAAGTGAGTCTTCGTGCCGTCGATGCGGGCGTCTCTTTACCCAAGGAATACATCCTGCGGCTGATCGGGGAACTATCCGGCATGGGTCCTTTGCTGGAACTGATCGCCCGTTCTGATATTGAAGACATCGCCATCAACCTGGGACATATCTATGTGTACACGACATCAAATGGTTGGGAACATGCGGGTCCTGCACCGGATGGGATCGGCGACGCATTGCGCGTCATGATCGACCGCGCCGGACAACGCGCACCAACTCCCGATTACCCGATTGCGGATGCCATGTTGCAGGTCATGGTTCCGCTGGTGGATGGAACAGTGCGGAGAAAAGGTGTGCGTATCAACTATGTTATGCCACCCGCTTCGCCTTATGGCGATACGATCACCTTACGTGTCTCTAGCTATCGTACAGCATCTGACCTCACACATGGAAGTCTTGCTTTACTTTGCCAAAATAGACTCCCACCTGTCCCACGTCCAAAATTCGACCCGAAAGATTTCCCGCGTGGCAATGGCATTCTCACCCCCGAAGCCGCCAATTACTTGTTGAGTGTGATGGTGCATGGTGGGACGCTCGTCATCGCCGGCACAACCGGTTCCGGCAAGACCTTTGTGGGGCAGCGTATCCTGCAGGAAATGCTGGACTATTACCCGCGTGGTGCGATCCGTTTGTTTATCGTGGAGGACTCGAACGAGATTATCCTGAACGGCTGGAATGGCGATGGCAAAACCGATACAGGCAACATCATCTACACTGTAACCCGTCCTGAAATTCGCGGCGGTCCGCCGCCCGTCACCATGTATGACCTGATCCGTTCAGCCTTACGTTCGCGTCCGCATGGCGTCGTCATTGGTGAAGCGCGTGGTGCGGAAGCCTGGGAATTGATCCGTGCCGCAGCGACCGGACATGGACATTCTGCCTTCACCATCCATGCCACCAGCGCCGAGCATGTCTGGCCGCGCTTTTTGCAGGTGGTACAGGCGCATCCTGATGCGGCACGCATGTCCGAGATCCAGATCGCGCAGTCCTTTGCGGAAGCCGTGACCGCAGCCGTGTATATCGAGCGCAATCCGCAGCATGGACAGATCGTGCGTGAGATCGTGGAGGTATCCACCATCGTGGAACGCTCGGCTGCGCGCCCTTCGTTTTCCCCGTTGTTCAAGTATGAAGCCGGCAAGGGGTTGATGCCAACAGGCAACCGTCCCATGCGACCGGGCTTTCGTGCCAATGACTTGAACATCCCTGAGTCCATTTTCAAGGCAGGGTTGTAA
- the ltrA gene encoding group II intron reverse transcriptase/maturase yields MSQSKMSQKQTSLALAAQENPQHRFTNLYSLMHWDYWIQCAAAAVLARPGSSTAGIDGTTRDTFKKNYEQEMEMLMESLKKKTYQPQPVRRVYIPKANGKQRPLGIPVLRDRIVQEALRAILDPIYEADFQPYSFGFRKGRCTMDAIAVVMSLTGPTQKYYYAIEGDIKGYFDTVHHRKLLSILKQRIADKDILDLIWKFLKAGVMEDGLFARTETGVPQGGVISPLLANVYLNEFDKWAEAKWNLSPYEKAKRRQAGKGNYRLVRYADDFVVMSNDGIAEVQQAKEEIREYLKTQLHLELSEEKTLLTHVNDGFNFLGFHIQRANPEGRWVVHLRPAEKSKERVKKKLKDLTSRGWTWMDEYSRLTTLNAIVKGWAEYYKYTSLLADIEDITRHTWFRYLGWLLKKHKGSRKHNLITTKTKVIHNRTRWTASIREGEKILEAYQWLPSPKELQRRRYYQKGKDGFPHPYLMEEESTLLDYPMGETGPEEAIYLATIGASSNRASRNEPLELAELKLRAKMRDDFKCVRCGSSESLRVHHKKGTKSHSLDNLETLCLKCHKAEHGYRQTAN; encoded by the coding sequence ATGAGCCAATCCAAGATGTCCCAAAAGCAAACAAGCCTGGCACTGGCAGCACAGGAAAATCCACAACACCGCTTCACTAATCTATACAGTCTCATGCATTGGGACTACTGGATTCAATGTGCAGCCGCAGCCGTTCTGGCGCGACCGGGCAGCTCAACGGCAGGTATCGATGGCACAACACGGGATACCTTCAAGAAGAACTATGAGCAGGAAATGGAGATGCTCATGGAGTCTCTCAAGAAGAAAACCTACCAGCCTCAACCTGTCCGAAGAGTGTACATCCCGAAGGCGAACGGGAAACAAAGACCGCTGGGGATACCGGTTCTCAGAGACCGCATCGTGCAAGAAGCACTGAGAGCCATTCTCGACCCCATTTACGAAGCGGACTTCCAACCCTACTCCTTTGGATTTCGCAAAGGTCGTTGCACAATGGATGCCATTGCGGTCGTTATGTCACTGACGGGACCAACACAAAAGTATTACTACGCAATCGAGGGTGACATCAAGGGCTACTTCGATACGGTACATCATCGCAAGCTGCTCTCCATCCTCAAACAGCGCATCGCAGATAAAGACATCCTAGACCTAATCTGGAAGTTCCTCAAGGCTGGCGTCATGGAAGACGGACTCTTTGCACGCACGGAAACGGGCGTACCGCAGGGAGGTGTCATCTCTCCACTGCTCGCCAATGTCTATTTGAACGAGTTCGACAAGTGGGCAGAGGCAAAGTGGAATCTGTCTCCCTATGAGAAAGCCAAAAGACGACAAGCTGGAAAAGGCAATTACCGTCTCGTCCGCTACGCGGACGATTTTGTTGTGATGAGCAATGACGGCATCGCCGAAGTACAGCAAGCCAAAGAGGAAATCCGAGAGTATCTCAAGACCCAACTCCACCTCGAACTGTCCGAAGAAAAGACGCTGCTTACCCATGTCAACGACGGGTTCAACTTTCTGGGATTTCACATTCAGAGAGCCAACCCCGAAGGACGCTGGGTGGTGCATCTGAGACCGGCAGAAAAGAGCAAGGAGCGAGTCAAGAAGAAACTCAAAGACCTGACTTCCAGAGGCTGGACATGGATGGACGAATACAGCAGGCTGACCACCCTGAATGCAATTGTGAAGGGTTGGGCAGAGTATTACAAGTACACCAGCCTGCTCGCTGACATCGAAGACATCACCCGCCATACATGGTTCAGATACCTCGGCTGGCTCCTGAAGAAACACAAAGGCAGCCGGAAACATAATCTGATTACAACCAAGACCAAAGTCATTCACAACAGAACGCGCTGGACAGCCAGTATACGTGAAGGGGAGAAAATCCTCGAAGCGTACCAGTGGCTACCCTCCCCAAAGGAATTGCAGAGACGACGCTACTACCAAAAGGGAAAGGATGGGTTTCCTCATCCCTACCTGATGGAAGAAGAGTCAACTTTGCTGGATTATCCAATGGGAGAAACCGGGCCAGAGGAAGCCATTTACTTGGCGACCATCGGGGCAAGCAGCAATCGCGCCTCACGCAACGAGCCGCTTGAACTTGCGGAACTCAAATTGCGGGCAAAGATGCGGGATGACTTCAAGTGTGTACGCTGTGGCTCTTCCGAGAGTTTGCGCGTGCATCACAAGAAGGGTACGAAATCCCACAGCCTCGATAACCTCGAAACTCTGTGCCTGAAATGCCACAAGGCTGAACACGGCTACCGCCAGACAGCAAATTAA
- a CDS encoding ParA family protein produces MQVLLLGAGTVTSRLNMQLAEQGHSVIAQIAAFTPQHIDLFDFRALVVVSPESSVSPESLVKAAERGKLIFVVAGVGDGMASWANGVGVPSIAYPPSDVDINKLYEEMRRADAGNLAADDQYRRAVLGSDMSARIQSGMAVRKIAITSPKGGTGKTTVAVNLAVALALSGITTYLVDADGNAGALQYHMRMERVNTTMIGLLRREIAKASKGVMSDVASGAAYLNAFTPLENLPTLRVLPGLITDDLGDEVLQQEAKVAEVIQGLYEAGVAAGGVVIMDVGINPAHVVHRAALKAAEGIAIVIKPEIPDLAETRRWIARMINSLASVVGKGSAHEFVGSRVKLCYNQVVGDGFKAAHKMLQQALSEDKIELALIPNGIIPIVDPRLAAQAVNSDRREDVLIWRYKKEKLEELGPFADSLLGFASHFVPAVREGASRIGLLPNAPKKRGWFGKG; encoded by the coding sequence ATGCAAGTATTGTTACTCGGTGCAGGGACAGTCACCTCGCGTTTGAACATGCAGCTCGCAGAACAAGGTCATTCTGTTATCGCTCAGATCGCAGCCTTTACCCCGCAGCATATTGATCTGTTCGATTTCCGTGCCCTGGTGGTGGTCTCGCCTGAGTCTTCGGTCTCGCCGGAGAGTCTGGTCAAGGCTGCTGAACGTGGCAAACTGATCTTCGTGGTCGCTGGGGTCGGCGATGGCATGGCGTCTTGGGCGAATGGTGTGGGCGTGCCTTCGATTGCCTATCCACCCTCGGATGTGGATATCAATAAGTTGTATGAAGAGATGCGTAGGGCAGATGCCGGCAATCTCGCGGCGGACGATCAGTATCGCAGAGCGGTGCTTGGCAGTGATATGTCAGCTCGCATTCAATCCGGGATGGCGGTGAGAAAGATTGCCATTACTTCACCAAAAGGTGGCACGGGTAAGACCACTGTGGCAGTCAATCTTGCGGTTGCATTAGCCCTCAGCGGAATTACGACTTATCTTGTGGATGCCGATGGCAACGCCGGTGCGCTCCAATATCACATGCGCATGGAGCGGGTCAATACCACCATGATTGGCTTGTTACGGCGTGAGATCGCCAAAGCCAGTAAAGGAGTCATGAGTGATGTGGCATCCGGTGCGGCGTATCTGAATGCATTTACCCCGTTGGAAAACCTGCCGACCCTGCGAGTCCTGCCCGGTCTCATTACCGATGATCTGGGCGATGAAGTCCTGCAACAGGAAGCCAAGGTCGCGGAAGTCATTCAAGGATTGTATGAAGCTGGTGTCGCCGCAGGTGGTGTGGTCATCATGGATGTGGGCATCAATCCTGCGCATGTCGTGCATCGTGCCGCCTTGAAAGCCGCCGAAGGCATTGCGATTGTGATCAAGCCGGAAATTCCCGATCTTGCAGAAACGCGCCGCTGGATCGCAAGGATGATCAACTCACTGGCAAGTGTGGTCGGCAAGGGCAGCGCGCATGAATTCGTCGGCAGCCGCGTCAAGCTATGCTACAACCAGGTGGTTGGCGATGGCTTCAAGGCGGCGCATAAGATGTTGCAACAAGCGCTAAGTGAAGACAAGATCGAACTGGCATTAATCCCCAATGGCATCATTCCGATTGTCGATCCACGCCTCGCTGCCCAAGCTGTGAACTCGGATCGGCGTGAGGATGTTTTGATCTGGCGGTACAAGAAAGAGAAGTTGGAGGAGCTCGGACCGTTCGCTGATTCATTACTTGGCTTTGCCTCCCATTTTGTACCAGCGGTGCGTGAAGGCGCATCCCGGATTGGGTTATTGCCGAACGCTCCCAAAAAGCGCGGCTGGTTCGGGAAGGGATAG
- the ssb gene encoding single-stranded DNA-binding protein, which produces MSKQYNKSVFVGHLGGEPEMRYTPSGTAVTTFNVATNDQYNNEKGETIKITTWFRCTAWGKLGEVCNQYLKKGSKVLVEGRLTPDKATGRPRIWVRQDGTAAADYELKVLEIHFLDNKNNEPAVAQADTAEDDIPY; this is translated from the coding sequence ATGTCAAAGCAATACAACAAATCCGTGTTCGTCGGTCACCTCGGCGGTGAACCGGAAATGCGTTACACCCCATCAGGCACAGCCGTGACAACCTTCAATGTCGCGACCAATGACCAGTACAACAATGAGAAGGGTGAGACCATCAAGATCACAACCTGGTTCCGTTGCACCGCCTGGGGCAAACTGGGCGAGGTCTGCAATCAGTACCTGAAAAAGGGCAGCAAGGTCCTGGTCGAAGGTCGTTTGACACCGGACAAAGCCACGGGTCGTCCACGCATCTGGGTTCGTCAGGATGGCACAGCGGCTGCGGATTATGAACTCAAAGTCTTGGAGATTCATTTCCTGGACAACAAGAACAATGAGCCTGCTGTCGCGCAAGCAGATACCGCTGAGGATGACATTCCGTACTAG